The stretch of DNA AGCTGCTTCTCCAATACTCCGATCCTGAGTTCTACTCGTACCTGGTGTCCAGAGGCGCGGACGACCTCTTCTTCTGTTACCGCTGGCTGCTTCTGGAGCTTAAGAGAGAGTTTGCGTTTGACGATGCTTTGAGGATGCTGGAGGTAACATGGAGCTCTCTGCCTCCAGATCCTCCTGAAACGGAGGTGGAGCTTTTGGGGCCACCCCTGGAGGCGGACGACAACGTGGGCTGCCAGGACAAGGACAAGGCTGTTGAGAACTGCCTCCAAgatgaaaaagaacaaaaggagaagcagcggcggcgaCACATGCTGAGGCCTTCAAGAGAAGAACCAGACGAGCGCATGAGCGCAGGAGCGGAGGACAAAGACTCGCGAAAGGGAAGTGGTGGTGATATTTATCACCTGAGCACAGAAAAAACTCACTTCCAGGCTCCTCTGTATGAAAGGCAAAGCAGCTTTGGGGAGTTTAAGTACTATACTGCACGCAATGACAATAGCTTTGATATGGAGGATGCTGAGCAGCCACAAGGCTCGGTAGCTAGCATCGCAAGGCGCCAGTCCACCTTGGACAGTGAGGACGACCCAGGAGAGAGAACGCCTCTAATAAAAGCCTCTGTGGCATCGTTGCCTCCGCCCTGCCCCGATGCCCCGCCCACGTGCAAGACGCTCACTCCCACATCTACAGCTACACCCTCCATCTGGCCCAGCGATTCCTCAGACTCGGCCCCAGCCAGTGGAGGAGGCAGCCCACCAGCCTTACCCGTCCCCggagcctccacctcctcagtcCAGGTGGGCTGTGCCGGCGTTAACTCGCCTACAACCGCTGTGAGAGCAGCTGTGGCTTCTCCTTCCCACACGCGATCCCTGCTCTCCTCACCTATTCTGTCCTTTGGAAGAGGCTCCTCGCTGTCCGGCAGCAGGTCGTCCTCCAACAATCTCCCTTCACCTGGCAACAAATCCCCCAGCACCACAGCCAACACGCCCAGTTCCACGAAAGCCGAGACCACCGGCATCAAGCAGTGCTCCCTGCCACCGCCCCAGGAGTTTGGAAAAGGCAACCCCTTCATGCTGTTCCTGTGCCTGTCCATCCTGCTGGAGCACCGGGAGCACATCATCAAGAACGGCCTGGACTACAATGAGATGGCCATGCACTTTGATCGCCTCGTCCGGCGCCACAACCTCAGCAGGGTGCTGCAGCGAGCCAAGGCCTTATTTGCAGACTACTTACAGAGTGAAGTGTGGGACTCGGAGGAGGGGGACGAAGTCAGCTCAGACTCCCCAACGACAGCGAGCGCTGCTCAACACTCcccgtctccacccgcctcaGTCAGGCCTATTTACAGCCCGTTAGCGTCACCTCCGAACTCAACCTACAACCTCGCCACCACCATTCCCTCGCCAACAGTCCAAGGGTCCCTCCTGCCCACTTGATTCTGTCCTAGACCACCGTCTCAGTGAGCTTCTGTGGCCCCTTGGAGCCTCCCACATGGATCTGGGCTGTTATGCTTCATTTTACTCTGTTTAAGCTTGAATTTAGAACTTCTCTGTTAGAAGTCACTGTAAAATTTCACTTTTCATGTCTGTTCTTCAGTTGGGAATGAACTCCCTTAATCACTTGGAAGGTGCTGATCCTAAATCCCAGGGTTTGACAGTCAGACACTTGGCTTGTCTGAGTTCTGCTGGAACCAACACAAGTAGAGCCACTTTGCATTTAGCCTGAGTTGCCCTGTTCATTTACAAGCTGTTCTTATGTCCAAACATGTTCTACTGAGGTTTAAAGGCATTAAAGTTAAAGGAAAACCCCTGAGACTGTACTTTAGGCTGTAACTGAACCAAGGTTTAACTCATCATTCAGTCAATTTAACGCTGTGGTGGTTGTATCTACTATAGTCTTCTCTAGTAAATACACACATTCAGGTTCATGTATGAACCTCCAAACCTGCTGGACTCACTTGTCACCGTTTACCTTAAAGAATAGTCATTCATTTACATGGAGAAGTGGGCGAGGATCTAACAAGTTCCTCTTAGTTTTCTGTATCCACTCATTTAAACTATGTAGAGATTAGTGGAATGAAAACGGCAGAGGCTCTGGTTCCCACAGCTAATGTTTGCACTGTTGCTACTTGAATAAACAGCGCAGCAATTAAAGTACAAATATCCTCAATCAGTCCCATTGAAACGACTTTGAAGACATGAGATGAGAAGTGATGACTGAGTGACGGCTCTGGGCTTGTTTACAGTGCAAAGCCTTCATTAAAGCGTTGGAACAACATGGGCACTGACTAATAAGGGAAGAGTCCAGATCGTAAACTGGGCCCAAACCATGACCGGCTCCTTTTCATGCCGCCTGGTTGTTCGTGTCTGTCTTTTTTGTCTTGTTGCCATGAAGCTGATCAAATGGAAGGTTAAACGGCTCCTTCATGTGTGTGACGTGGTTACACTGCTTTATATTCAGGGTTTGGGCTCAATGCAATACTTATGTTACAGAACATTCATCtacgtctgtgtgtttttcctttattACTTCTTTAACTGTGACTCAGCGGATCTTCTGGTCCTAAATTCAACCCGTGGAGCGTCATTATGGCTGAGGTTTTGTTCAAACACTTCAAGTTTCTGCATCCAAACTACCACAGGAGCAAATGTGCATTATTTACTGCTTCGCTGGCTTTTTATCGCATCACTTAGCACTTTGGTTTTGCTGTTTTCCAAAGAAAGAACTTTGCTTCTgcgtctgttttgtttgttatgaTTTCAAAGAATCTATATATTTACCGTTGTGATATTTGAGTTCTGCTCGTTTACGTGTCATGTGGCTGGCTGCATTTTTACTTGTCTGCTTGCTGTAGGCAAAGGGAAAGAATGAATATGTCGCGATGCCACTTTATCCGACCGGTGGTAGAAACAAGCCTTTGTCCAGCCTTGTGGCAGAGAAGTGCCTCGATGCTTGTAATGAGCAGCCTTCATTTCTGTTTGGTTTTATTAATGTCGCTCACATTGTGTCATTATACAGTCTGATGTAAAAGCCACTTGATTAATACAAGCACAAGTGTTGGACTGACCAAACTAAGATGTTCATAGGATCAGTGACTGTCACCATTAACTATTGGGCACAAACAGCAAAGTTATTCTTGGAAGGAGTAAGTAAATCTCCatgagtctgtgtgtttctgcatgagTCCTAATATCTCATGCTCTGTTGTCAAAAACATTGACAGAATTTTCAGACATATTAGACATATACACAGATTTTCAGTTTTGAATCCAAATTTCCCCCAAATGGGGAATTTGTGGAAATTGATTTGAAGACGCTGTAGTTTTAATGTAAGAGGCTGAAACTGTTGGTCTCGTTAAAATGATTTGATGAAAGGTTGTAGCTTCACAGTCACAATGAAGGTTAAGCAGGTGGAAGGAATTCACGCTTTTAGACGCCACAACATGAGACAGAGTCTCTTAAAACCTTCATTTCTTTTCCGTTTCAacattgttttagtgttttctcaGATGTCTGTGATGGCTCCACTTCCACAGGGGAAGTTCCTCTCTGACAAGAGCTCATGATTAAACAGAGACTGaacatttgtcatgttttaaaAAGGCCCATGTGGCTATTGTGGTTACGACTCTTATGCTCGGTTTTACCTCCTTTTGTAAATCTGTATTTGAATTGTATTCAAGGTGAAGCAGCTGGGCTCTCAGCAAGAAAAGGTTTCTTCTCAaatgatatacagtatgtgcacaaagTTAAACTTTTTAATCCTACAACACACAACAGTGTTATTGATTGTATATTGgacacaaataaataatcaatGCAAGGGTCTGGTTGAAGGattctttattttaattcatttaattaaaaatgctaCAAAACCATGAAGGCTTTATTTTAAGTTAattgtatttgttgtttgttggtGAAGCTAAGCATCTGAAAATAATTTTCCTTAACATGAAATGATGCATCACAGAGTTTATTTGTATGTGAAGCATCACCAGAACTTATAATGAACTTATAATAGAATGTGTCATCTAGACTAGAATTTGTGAGAAACTGAGGACAGCGCTTCTTGTCAACACAGAAACTAATTTTTTCGGTTTTGTGACTGAATCGGTGTGAACTGTGATGTGATCCTACAGAGGTACGGGTGCATCTCAGCAGATTAGATGATTAGATCATTATAGTGGAGTTGTTCTTTTCTAAGTCCAGTTTGCTGTGATAGCCTTTAGCTCCAGCACCTCTGCCTTTCACACGTGTCCGGTCTGCTCAACTCAGCAAACAGACTTTTTGACCTTCTGTAACTTATGCTCCGTACAGAGGTTGAGTATTTAAACTGTGTGAATAGTAATTTATTTAAGCTTGAAATGAACagttttattattgtaaataTTGGATTTTTATACACGCTGTTAATGTAAAAAACGTAAGAGAGCGTTTATCTCTACATTTTAAAAGCACATTAGTGACGTTATGCCGCATTCGTGCATTACTGCCGACCACCGCTTGGTGGCAGGGTCGCACATTTATCTAGAACACAACAAAGAACAAGAGACTCACGATATCTCGTTTCCGGTTCCGGGTCCACAGTATCCTTCACAAACAGTCAAAGATGTTGGCCCGACTCTCACGTTTCGGGCCCGTCGTGCCCCGGTTACTCTCTAACCCACCGGCTCGGTTCGTGTCCCAGTCGAAGTCGACTGGTGCCGCAGGTTCGActgctgtgatggagctgcaccCGCCCGCGCACGCAGCTGGTCACGGCGAGGTCAACGAGTATGTCAAGGTGAGTTTGTGTCCAGATTAACGTCAGTGTTCGGAACCGTGACCCAAGTCAACAAGTCCAAATGGCCCGTTAACCATTGCACATACTGTTATCAAATGACTGTATCGCGCGTTAACTGTAGCTAAACAGCTAGCCGAGCTAACGGATTAACGTTAAATAAACGAAGTTAAATACTGATATTAGGTAAATATAGATCGTGTAACATGGTTAACGGACATATATTtatagtgtttttttaatgctgGAAGAAGAGTGGCGACATAAGCTGCATAatgttattgtgtttattgGGCGTTATTGGCTTGACTTAAATCAGTCTTTCGTTAAATGatgcacaaattaaatatagaatagaatacaaTAGAATAGATAATACACAGATGAACCATATTGAAAATCAACTCATCACTTTTTATAAGAAGCTAAATGCCTATTGTGctgttttattctacagtttAGCCTAAACTTGCTTGTGTTCTCTATTTGAGCAGACTGAGAATCCTGTGCTCTCTGATGCCCCTCAAACAGTTAAACAAATCTTCATTTTATCAGAATCCAGATTATCATGGCTTCTCCAGTGATCCTGTGGTGGACCAGTGGAACATGAGGGTGGGCTTCTTCTTTGGCATCTCAGTGTCTCTCGTTATTGGAGGAACATTTATCCACTATTTACCAGACCATGGGTGAGTTTGGTTTGCATCTTAGTTAGATtgagaatgcctttattagtcacACAGCGGGGAAATTTCATTTTACAACAGTTGTATTAGGAATGAAGAAGAATTatcaaagaagaaaaacacacatgtatatAGAAACACAGAATGTGATCAGAAGATGATGGCTGTGATAGATTATATTGATCTGACCTGAGAAGAGATGTGACCATCTGGTGGGAAAGACAGGAGTTGCTTAAAAGTGATtgtcttcttgttttttttaactctccCCTCATCTCTCTTCCTGTGTCTATTGTTTCCTGTGTGGTTTCCAGAATGCGACAGTGGGCCAGAAGGGAGGCAGAACAGTTGAtcctgcagagggagaaggagggtcTTCCTCTAATAACTGAGAACTACTATGACTCGAGCAAGATTATTCTGCCCACAGCTGGAGAGGAGTAAAAGTCCAGCATTCTCTTACTGTATTTGAGGATTATTGTCTTTCACCATGATAGAATAAAGGATGTAATAATTGTGTGACTGCTATGTGGACAGCGACTTCTTTTATTACTTccaaattgtattttttttaagtaaatcCCCCGGTGCTCTGTGCTATAAAAAAATTCTGGctagaaaaaaaagttttgtttaATAACTAGGTGAAACAGACCCACAGAATCATGGCATGCAATGTGGAGCAGGCCTTCTTTGAGGACTTCTTTATTTAATCTTCTTTCAACCATGCTGTGGAAACGGTCTCGGACGTGGTGATTCTAGCTTGGTGTTCGTCAGACAGTACTTTACATGCAGGTGGAAAAAGCTGTGAATAATAAACTAATGAGATGGATGTCAAAGTTCTACAATTTGTCCAGATAACTTATGAACCAAAGAAGTCTTGAatccaaacttttttttaaattatttttgagGAGGATCTGGTTTATATGACTAAAATATGTGGAACGTTTTTACTCTGGTTAATTGGttattttacataaaatctaAAACTCAGCATGCAAAGTAAAATATTGTGAATGGCTTTAAACATGCTCGTCAGGATCTAGATCTGCTGTATTTAGAAAAGTGGATCGGTGGAATGTCATGAGGGATATCTGCTAAACTGCTGTAATACATATTTAAAGATGACTTTTTCATGTTTGCTTTCCAACTGTCAGTAATTCGATGTGTGTAACTGTGATAATACTAGTAGAAGAACATGACACAGGACGTTTACAATAATATGCACAGATTAAATACAATCTCATCGCCTGTTATGGAAAAGCACATGCAATATACCATTTCTATTAGACCCTCAGTCTTAATGTTCCACTCTTTATGTTCTTTGACGTGTGTGCGCTTGAATGCAGCACGGCAATGCGCATGCGCCTTGCGTTGAATGCGAAAAGTGGGCGCCAAACACGTTACCAGAGTTTAAGAAGTAGCTGCTGCAACTGACAGATAAATTCACGACAGTGGTATTTATTGGTGGCGTTCCAGTTTGGGTTGTTGACAGCGAACCCTTTTAGCACTAAGAGCcgacaggacaggacacgcgCGATGCCTTCGTTGACTCTGAGTAACGTGACGGTGAATTTCCCCTTTCCGCCATACGACTGTCAGAAGGACTACATGAGCAAAGTGATCGAATGTCTCCAGAAGGTGAGTGACGGCATTTAACGCTGCTACGGACTAGGAGACGGACTAGGAGACGGACTAGGAGACGGACGCCGAGCTGGAGTGGCTTCTTTAAAGCTCAGCATCTGCGGGAGTGTTCGCTGACATTTAGCTCGTAGAGCGGACGTCTGTGTTCATATGAAAGTAAACTGACCTGCGACGTTTGGGGAAAACCTAAACGACTTTTTACACCGTTACCGTTGTTCTGGCGATAGTTCCAGAATCCACAAAGACCCTTCTATTTATCCGGACGAAAACAATTCGTTAGCCCTACAGTAGTAATGTAAATTGACTCGTTTTTACAAGTATTGACCCTGATCCTCAACGAGCCGccatctttgtttttgttttttttcttcttcttcttctttggcaTGTGTAGCTGCGGCGTAATGCTGCCCCCTGTATTATATTAGTATTTTATAATGAGGTTAAGTGCATTTATAGTCTGATTAATCTAAGAATTTCTAATAACACACAAACTGGGGCTACGTCTTTTGTCCTCAACTGGCTATTGCCTgtcattcatattcatttgAGTCAGGGTACAATAAagatgtgtgtaaatattataATTGATTACTACTCTTCACATTAAATAGTTTTTTGTGTTGATTGCTATAATATTATTCCAACACATGAATCACATTTGCAGCTCAACAAGAACTGGAGGATCTGCAGTACATTTAAACAATTCTGTGTTTAAGAAGCAGAATGGGGTCCTGGAGAGTCCCACCGGCACCGGTAAAACGCTGTGCCTGCTC from Betta splendens chromosome 7, fBetSpl5.4, whole genome shotgun sequence encodes:
- the tbc1d25 gene encoding TBC1 domain family member 25 — translated: MAGEEERGVVRVKVKKCDGVLPVEFRSFAVDPQITSLEVLQHILIRAFDLNGKRNFGISYLSRDRSGAEMYLSLLSDWDLDVAFVSAAKPFLQLKMDIKPSEDSPVMEDWDIISPKDVIGSEQLFAERTRSLASAALPFTQSLLSQVGRTLSRVQQAFSWSYGEEIKPFKPPLSDAEFHSYLNGQGQLTRPEDLRLRIYHGGVEPSLRKVVWRYLLNVYPDGLSGQERMDYMKRKTREYDQLKREWTGRVTHEELEFIRGNVLKDVLRTDRAHPYYAGSEDSPHLTALTDLLTTFAITHPQISYCQGMSDIASPILAVMDNEAHAFICFCGIMKRLEGNFRPDGQLMSVKFQHLKLLLQYSDPEFYSYLVSRGADDLFFCYRWLLLELKREFAFDDALRMLEVTWSSLPPDPPETEVELLGPPLEADDNVGCQDKDKAVENCLQDEKEQKEKQRRRHMLRPSREEPDERMSAGAEDKDSRKGSGGDIYHLSTEKTHFQAPLYERQSSFGEFKYYTARNDNSFDMEDAEQPQGSVASIARRQSTLDSEDDPGERTPLIKASVASLPPPCPDAPPTCKTLTPTSTATPSIWPSDSSDSAPASGGGSPPALPVPGASTSSVQVGCAGVNSPTTAVRAAVASPSHTRSLLSSPILSFGRGSSLSGSRSSSNNLPSPGNKSPSTTANTPSSTKAETTGIKQCSLPPPQEFGKGNPFMLFLCLSILLEHREHIIKNGLDYNEMAMHFDRLVRRHNLSRVLQRAKALFADYLQSEVWDSEEGDEVSSDSPTTASAAQHSPSPPASVRPIYSPLASPPNSTYNLATTIPSPTVQGSLLPT
- the ndufb11 gene encoding NADH dehydrogenase [ubiquinone] 1 beta subcomplex subunit 11, mitochondrial produces the protein MLARLSRFGPVVPRLLSNPPARFVSQSKSTGAAGSTAVMELHPPAHAAGHGEVNEYVKNPDYHGFSSDPVVDQWNMRVGFFFGISVSLVIGGTFIHYLPDHGMRQWARREAEQLILQREKEGLPLITENYYDSSKIILPTAGEE